GAGAGAGCTGAAGGAAAAGGAGAAAGAGGAAGAAAAGTCGGAAAAAGAGTGGAAGAAGGAGAAAGTCGAGAATCGGGGTAGTTCCGATGTACGAACCGCTGAAAGAGGGGACGGAATCGGGGACGAGGATAGTGACGGTGGGTGTAGTCGTGGGGACGGAACCGCTGACAGTGGACGACGGGAAGAGGATCGTGGAGTGTCCGACAGTGGGGAAAGTGAAGGTTCTGGACGAGCGAGGTATGGAGATCGACGATCCGCCTGAGACAGGTGAGGTAGTGCGGGTCTTCGGTTCGATTACCGAGATCGGCGAGACCGTCAAGGTTGAGCCTCACGCGGTGCAGCGGCTGGGGATAGACCTGAAGTTGTGGAAGGACGTCCGGGAGGTTTTGAGGTAAGGGTTTATCTCTCACATCTTCGCGCCAGAGTGCATTGGGGTGCTCAAGTTGGTGGAGTTCAGAGCCTACCAGGAGGAGGCTAGATACTTCAAGTACGCGTTCAACGCGGCGGGTAAGGTGGTCGAAGAAGCCCCCTTGATCGTGACGGAGAACGGGATCGTGTCTAGGGCGATGGACGCCTCTCACATCGCTATGGCCGTGCTAGAGATGCCCTGGGAGATGTTCGACGAGTACGAACCCCCGAGCGACGAGCTGATGTACGGTCTCGACATGGAGGAGGTGACCCGGATAGTGCGGCGTGCGCGAGTTACGGACGAGATCACCTTGGAGGGTGAGGACGAGGATGAGGTGATAATAAAACTCGGATCCAGCGGCTACGAACGTGAGTTCAGGCTCCGGAGCATCGACGTCGATGACATTCCAGACGAGCCCGAGCTGGATTTCGCTGTCGAGGTTACCGTGGTGCCGGACTTCATCCAAGATGCCGTACGGGACGCGGATCTCGTCAGTGACACGGTCAAGGTCGGGGCGAAGGGTAACACGTTCTACTTCAAGGCAGAAGGAGAGCGTGGTCGCGTGATCCCGAAGGTCCAGGAAGGTGCGGAAGCGTTACTGACGTTCGAAGTCGAAGAGAATGTCGAAACCGCGTACCCGCTGGACTACTTGAAGGATATGATCCAGGCCGCTCAAGGTGCGGAGAGTGTTAGGATCAGGCTAGGTCAGGACATGCCTTTGGAACTGACATTCAGGATCGGCCCCGCAGGTGAAGGTAAGTTGACGTTTTACCTCGCGCCGAGAGTGGAGGAGTGAACTCTTCCTTCTTCTCGTCAGAATTCCGCATTGTCCGGGACAGGACCCTGGGCGGGGGTTAGCCCCCGTACAGGTACCTGTCGATGAGCGCTTTCGGGTACCCTACGTATGGTATTCTGAGAACTACCTTACCGCTGATCTCCTTGGGCCGGATTGGGCACCATGGGTCGGGCAACGGGTTGTTGTCTCCCTTGGTGATGACACCTTCCGGCGTTTTGGCTATCACCCTGTGGACAATAGGGATCGGTTTCCCCGGCAGTCGGTATACTATGACGTCTCCGACTTTGATGTCCCGGTACGGTACCCCAACGACCAGGAGCACGTCGCCGACGTTGTAGTACGGATACATACTCTCGGAGATCACTGTAACCACCGGATCGGGCGTACCCAGTACGAATCCGAGCCCGTACCTAAGGCCGTACCCCAGGGCCACTCCTAGGACCACGTAGAAGATCGCGGCTTTCCAGCCCCTGAGTTCTCTCACTTTCCTCCAGGCCCTCTTGACGTCCAACGCGGACCACCCCATGGACCACCGAGACGGGTCGAGAAATATCCACCGGACCGTGTGAAACCCTTACGTGCCGTTCCATTGCTGAAACTCTGCCACTTCAAACATATTTCATAACTGATATTAATCGAAGATAAGCTTAATATCTCTCCCGAAGCTTACCGAAGTGCGAGGGGTGATAACGTGGTCGAAGAAGATGTCGTCGAAATAACCTCGCGCTATCTGCGTAGGGATCCCGAAAAGATCGTCGAGATCTACGAGGCCCTCGGAATCGAGACGCTCTCGGATCTGGCCGCTGTCGATCCATCCACTATTTCGGACGCTTTCGGTGTGAAGGATAGTACAGCCAAGAAGATCGTCGCAGACGCCCGCGAGGAAGCCAGTAAGGGTATCATGGAGGCTAAGACCCTAGCGGATCTCCTGGAGGAAGAGAAGAAGCGTGACGTCATTCCCACGGGTATACAAGGTTTCGACGAGAGGATGGGTGGCGGACTGCCGACCGGCGTTATCGTCGGAATGTACGGACCGCCGGGTGCCGGTAAGTCACAGTTCGCCACTCAGGTGGCCGCGCACGCACTTAAGGAGGGAGAGTCGGTGCTCTACATCGACACCGAGAACGCCTTCCGACCGCAGCGTCTCTTAGAGATCGGAGGATTCAAAAAGGATGAACTGAAAGAGGTCTCCGATAGGTTCGTGCTGCGGCGCGTCATCGACGCTGCTGCGCTAAGACAGTACTTCGACGAGAAAGAGGGAGAGTTCATCAGCGAAGCTTACGAACTGACACCGAAGGTCGTAGTTATCGATTCCATATCACAGCCGTTCCGTCCGTACAGCGCCCGCGACAAGCTACCGGAGCGATCGCGTATGATCGCCCATATCTTGAACACACTGCTCAAGTACTGCACTGCTTACAACGCCCTCGGCATGGTTACCACCCACGTCCAGGCGAACCCGGATGCTTGGGGTAAGCGCTGGCAAGACGTGGCTCCAACGGTGCTCAAGCACATCGCCACGTATCGGTTCAGCATCGATTACAAGGGTAGGACTGAGCGGGTTATCACGCTCGAAGACGCCCCAGACAAGCCACCATTCGAGGTCGAAGTGGAGCTCACGGACCGTGGCTTAGTGGGTTAACCGCGCGATCCCCGGATGAGGATACAGCCGGGACCCCGAGGACCGATGCGGAGTGTGGCCGTAGCTGACGGGCCTTCACCTCCGCACACGCACTCTGAGCCCGTCGTGCGCTACGACTACCACTGGAAACACCTCTCGAGCCTCCTCCCTCATTCTTTCCGGATCTACCTTAGTGGACAGGTGCGTCAACACCAGTAGGTCGACTCCCGCCTTTCGAGCGACCTCGGCGGCCTCTAAGTGGGTCGAGTGCGAGTATCTCACAGCTTCCTCCTTGTTTTCGAAGCATGCCTCGTGTACCAACACCTGACAACCGCGGATGTTCTCGGGGTTGGCCGGACGACCGTCTCCCTTCACGTATACGGATATCTTACCGGGTTTCGTCAGTGAGTACGGGCGCTCACCGCGTAAAAGTACTTCACGCCGCTTCCATGTGGGTACCTTCCGTATATACTTCGGATCCGCCTTCCCGGGTATCTTCGGTGTTTCAATCCGATAGTCAACCGTAGGAACCTCGTGTTCCGACTCGTACACCAGCACCCGGAGGTCACCGATCTCCACCTCATCTCCCGGATTCACCTCCCGGTACTCAATCATCTCGAAGTCGGAAATGTCCAAAGTGGACTCAGAATCCGCGGCGGGACCGTAGACCTTCAACCTACGCCCGTGAAGAAGGTCCACGGTAGTCGCTAGGGGTAAGAGGCCCGCAACGTGATCGATGTGACAGTGGGTGAGCAGCACAGCGTCCACGTCGTAAATCGCGACACCTTGCTCCATAGCCTGACGCTGGGCGCCCTCCCCGCAGTCAATCAGGAGTTTGGTTCCGGAGAACTCCACCAACAGTCCCGGATGGTTCCGGTCCTTCGACGGGACAGCGCCGCCCGTTCCCAGAAAGTGCATCACCAGCTCACGGTCCACGACACATCCCCCGGACCTGAGGGGAGACAAATCGATGTTCTCCTCCAGAAGCAGCGATTGGTAAGTCGTCTCAAAGAAGTTCACTCCCTACAGGGCCCTACCGTCGCTTTCACTACCCGCTCGGTCTTTCCTCGAAACGCCTCGCCTTCCGTTAGTTCTCGTAAAATGAATTGGCCGC
Above is a window of Methanopyrus sp. SNP6 DNA encoding:
- a CDS encoding MBL fold metallo-hydrolase yields the protein MDRELVMHFLGTGGAVPSKDRNHPGLLVEFSGTKLLIDCGEGAQRQAMEQGVAIYDVDAVLLTHCHIDHVAGLLPLATTVDLLHGRRLKVYGPAADSESTLDISDFEMIEYREVNPGDEVEIGDLRVLVYESEHEVPTVDYRIETPKIPGKADPKYIRKVPTWKRREVLLRGERPYSLTKPGKISVYVKGDGRPANPENIRGCQVLVHEACFENKEEAVRYSHSTHLEAAEVARKAGVDLLVLTHLSTKVDPERMREEAREVFPVVVVAHDGLRVRVRR
- a CDS encoding signal peptidase I, producing the protein MDVKRAWRKVRELRGWKAAIFYVVLGVALGYGLRYGLGFVLGTPDPVVTVISESMYPYYNVGDVLLVVGVPYRDIKVGDVIVYRLPGKPIPIVHRVIAKTPEGVITKGDNNPLPDPWCPIRPKEISGKVVLRIPYVGYPKALIDRYLYGG
- the pcn gene encoding proliferating cell nuclear antigen (pcna): MEFRAYQEEARYFKYAFNAAGKVVEEAPLIVTENGIVSRAMDASHIAMAVLEMPWEMFDEYEPPSDELMYGLDMEEVTRIVRRARVTDEITLEGEDEDEVIIKLGSSGYEREFRLRSIDVDDIPDEPELDFAVEVTVVPDFIQDAVRDADLVSDTVKVGAKGNTFYFKAEGERGRVIPKVQEGAEALLTFEVEENVETAYPLDYLKDMIQAAQGAESVRIRLGQDMPLELTFRIGPAGEGKLTFYLAPRVEE
- a CDS encoding ATPase domain-containing protein; this translates as MVEEDVVEITSRYLRRDPEKIVEIYEALGIETLSDLAAVDPSTISDAFGVKDSTAKKIVADAREEASKGIMEAKTLADLLEEEKKRDVIPTGIQGFDERMGGGLPTGVIVGMYGPPGAGKSQFATQVAAHALKEGESVLYIDTENAFRPQRLLEIGGFKKDELKEVSDRFVLRRVIDAAALRQYFDEKEGEFISEAYELTPKVVVIDSISQPFRPYSARDKLPERSRMIAHILNTLLKYCTAYNALGMVTTHVQANPDAWGKRWQDVAPTVLKHIATYRFSIDYKGRTERVITLEDAPDKPPFEVEVELTDRGLVG